A window of Plasmodium malariae genome assembly, chromosome: 12 genomic DNA:
aaATATAAGTACTAATATTAGTGCCAATATTAGTACAAATATTAGTACCAATATTAGTGCTAATATTAGTCCCAATATTAGTACTAATATTAATaccagtaataataataataatagcaatgtGAAAAAATTTCAAGCGAATATCAATATCAACAGTACAACCCATAAAAAGAAGGCAAACCAGGCAGAGAAAAATGCAGCGTATCATACTAAAGATGAAGTGTACGAAAGATTAAACTACttagaaaaaagaagttatagaaataaatgtaaaattgaTAACCACATTAATAGTAGTTATatcagtaatagtaataataaccccaatttatatacaaatcTTACCTACCATAAtaatactactactactactaataataataatattaatagtaatagcaatAGTAATCAAATTAACGGTAATaacagcaataataatagtaataataatagtagtaattaTCACGTACTAaatcataataaatattatgaagaGAATTCGGATGAAGGGAAAGttatcaaatataaatatttacctACTGGTGTTTTCTACAGTAGGGTATCAAGGTCTTTTATAGCAAATTGGATTGATgataaaacgaaaaaacaaattaaaatgcCGTATAAAATTTCAGAATTTGGTGTAGAAAAATGTATGATTTTAGCTATCCTTTCAAGAAACCTACGAATAAGTAATCTAAACAAtgctttaaaatattatgacaACTTAACAGCAGaccaaaaagaaaaaatgctACAAACTATTAGAACAACacaaaaaagtgaaaaattatttaacgatatattaaaaccaaataataatgattttaTTCACATTATTAATAGTACTTGTCCTATTACTATTACCCatgcaaataaaaatgaagaaaatgaatCTAAAAATAcagttgtaaaaaaaaatattatggaaaaaaaaaaagccaaACAGAATTATAACAATTCAG
This region includes:
- a CDS encoding transcription factor with AP2 domain(s), putative — its product is MNCFDESEVKYLKSQKKIKRCYKVWENIISKSIGCSKEEIKKNIAKRKRDKERLLSILYGSVFKGRKYLLYSKKWRGKTLNEIINQDKKNYQNLKYLKNVDNSYFCKLAIGYVDENDKNHFKKKGESEYIKNYDVMDANNNSTNISTNISANISTNISTNISANISPNISTNINTSNNNNNSNVKKFQANININSTTHKKKANQAEKNAAYHTKDEVYERLNYLEKRSYRNKCKIDNHINSSYISNSNNNPNLYTNLTYHNNTTTTTNNNNINSNSNSNQINGNNSNNNSNNNSSNYHVLNHNKYYEENSDEGKVIKYKYLPTGVFYSRVSRSFIANWIDDKTKKQIKMPYKISEFGVEKCMILAILSRNLRISNLNNALKYYDNLTADQKEKMLQTIRTTQKSEKLFNDILKPNNNDFIHIINSTCPITITHANKNEENESKNTVVKKNIMEKKKAKQNYNNSEKLPTGVYFYQGSYVANWWETNQKKQFKVPFKISEYGITRAKNLAIISRLIRSSSIQEVNLILTQIEQNKNITKLNYSTISNLAFKYVKNTPKKD